Proteins from one Syngnathus scovelli strain Florida chromosome 17, RoL_Ssco_1.2, whole genome shotgun sequence genomic window:
- the selenop2 gene encoding selenoprotein Pb — MFSPLLLWTCAALPGLLLASQASLLVEGEDAGTRICKPAPYWDIKGQAPMQMVLGSVVVVALLKASUHFCLVQASKIQGLRDKLNRNNLTEVSFMIVNEQDPQSRAMFWELKRKAPPEVPVYQQTPFQNDVWGVLDGDKDDFLVYDRCGLLTFHIVLPYSFLQYPYVEAAIRATYLKNICNCTANFTTINGILTKNDTPPFNVNHTAASPRNQVDAVDSEMIVTTPKTIPIEHHHLHQQQHNTTGSLSHLHHHHPPSNHSLHPVKDH; from the exons ATGTTCTCTCCTCTACTGCTGTGGACATGTGCGGCCTTGCCAGGCCTGCTCCTGGCCTCCCAAGCCAGTCTATTGGTAGAGGGGGAGGACGCAGGCACCAGGATCTGTAAACCTGCCCCCTATTGGGACATAAAAGGACAAGCACCCATGCAGATGGTGCTTGGaagtgtggtggtggtggcactACTCAAGGCGAGCTGACATTTTTGTCTCGTTCAGGCCTCCAA AATCCAAGGCCTGCGTGACAAGCTGAACCGTAACAATCTGACAGAGGTTTCCTTCATGATAGTTAATGAGCAAGACCCTCAGTCCAGAGCAATGTTCTGGGAGCTGAAGAGAAAAGCACCTCCTGAAGTTCCAGTTTACCAACAGACTCCTTTTCAAAATGATGTGTGGGGGGTGCTGGATGGTGACAAAGATGACTTCTTGGTCTATGACAG GTGTGGTCTCCTCACATTCCATATAGTGCTTCCATACAGCTTCTTGCAATATCCTTATGTTGAGGCTGCCATCAGAGCCACCTATCTTAAAAACATCTGCAACTGCACT GCTAATTTTACAACAATAAATGGCATTCTCACAAAGAATGACACACCACCATTTAATGTCAACCACACCGCAGCTTCACCCAGAAATCAAGTGGATGCAGTGGATTCCGAAATGATAGTAACAACACCTAAAACCATTCCGATAGAGCACCACCATCTTCATCAACAGCAGCATAATACAACTGGAAGCCTCAGTCACCTTCATCACCATCATCCACCCTCAAACCACAGTCTCCATCCTGTAAAAGATCATTAG
- the si:ch73-382f3.1 gene encoding THAP domain-containing protein 1 B has product MGGCSAPNCSNSTSIGKQLYRFPKDPVRKKKWVVNCRRDFEPTPHSRLCQDHFELSQFEELAKSPAGGKKLKPNAIPTLFSAGDPPYPAITTPFIMLPLKPELVDKELNVGDHGYARRTPLLGLEEEDGDRPAVDQQCCTQCHLLKKQLEKEMQHTIRLQKEAEEMKKRLYRLDRIEKGLQNFLYEDQIRALSLTKRSRRAVWSPETILKARKIRSAVGTKGYEYLRELGYPLPSYRTLCNRLETKIMVTTDMSCEELAELGLGLMATCDSPTEDVGDNDEKDLLDVLA; this is encoded by the exons ATGGGTGGATGCTCGGCTCCTAATTGTTCCAATTCAACCAGCATCGGGAAACAACTGTATAGATTTCCCAAAGACCCTGTCAGGAAGAAGAAATGGGTTGTTAATTGCCGACGCGATTTTGAACCAACTCCACACTCGAGATTATGCCAA GACCATTTTGAGCTGAGTCAGTTTGAGGAGTTGGCAAAATCCCCGGCTGGAGGAAAGAAATTGAAGCCCAATGCCATCCCAACTCTCTTCAGTGCCGGAGACCCTCCTTACCCTGCAATTACAACTCCATTCATTATGCTGCCCTTGAAACCTGAGCTAG TGGACAAGGAGCTGAATGTTGGTGACCATGGCTATGCTAGACGCACTCCTCTGCTTGGCCTGGAAGAGGAGGATGGAGATAGGCCAGCTGTGGACCAGCAGTGCTGCACACAATGTCATCTCCTCAAAAAACAGCTGGAGAAAGAAATGCAGCACACCATAAGACTACAAAAGGAG GCAGAAGAGATGAAGAAACGTCTCTACAGGCTTGACCGTATTGAGAAGGGACTCCAGAACTTTCTATATGAGGACCAGATCCGCGCTTTGTCTCTCACCAAGCGGTCTCGCCGAGCCGTCTGGTCTCCAGAGACTATCCTGAAGGCTAGAAAGATTCGAAGCGCGGTGGGCACCAAAGGCTACGAGTACCTGAGAGAGCTGGGGTACCCGTTACCCTCCTACCGGACTCTGTGTAACCGCCTAGAAACCAAGATCATGGTAACGACTGACATGAGCTGTGAGGAATTGGCAGAGCTTGGCCTGGGACTCATGGCCACCTGTGATAgcccaacagaagatgttggcgaCAATGATGAGAAAGACCTTCTTGATGTCTTGGCCTGA